From Columba livia isolate bColLiv1 breed racing homer chromosome 7, bColLiv1.pat.W.v2, whole genome shotgun sequence, one genomic window encodes:
- the LOC135579887 gene encoding maestro heat-like repeat-containing protein family member 7 isoform X1 yields the protein MCLTAADLGMFFPMRSGRKQSWECGGAKGLGSLWQEDSSCSEGGSEERWKRRQARLWQAGRGTGQAFYSLAVEQEPLRPDSSRMAWRPPFIPRVVWLSDKSEDEEEKGAEAAPTSQHEEVQEHQLLQADPNWELPEAEQKQAYTHVLHNPRAKVYWESFEPKDREGSTVVVAEAMTKALTYDAEAGAALLDMLVESEISTLKQVPRIVRCIHRWFMTNTEESVEHSLDNTLVELTDAHPHDVVVALLRCAPSCDRAAAAMWRMMVTTSMTTKKVFRELLCVLEDWPLHSTSTCDGDQQDVLALAATRALWEILRMPRCPRGLKVHFPRLLLALLFQVVYSTEQMPDEVDTFWRECQEEGGLPTSPSRFIVLTVKALLCRLGYRLVASEVERKRGWDTLLHAETHHCAMGLLARETHGVSRHFSASVASYLVELLSKKEPRCELPAMAFLVEILGSPGPNVRAESFLQLVPRYLQSNCSIMRSLVLKGLTVICDTPWMVPKMRFLVQRLTDLLQDTDMDMVRMTLSVLSKVIQGPGFRFSTPIALQLAQRLQPLFDNESWYVRHLSVSIFKEVIERVPDDGKKPLKTLVHQSLLPLIFHVFDENKAVAATCWGTLLRATPLLKKEKLRQAVAKDQRIEAIGECLLVECRSRAAEYLRQTLTYMQSPQDSIREAAVAFLGVLGQHMRAQPEKFRLIYHTVQGAINDKGPYVQRQAFRTLPLLRAAAASGSSRSRLQQLQSQLRQAWRRRRPSLWGNGWLCCCGSAQD from the exons ATGTGCCTGACAGCAGCTGACCTGGGGATGTTTTTCCCAATGCGGTCAGGAAGGAAACAGTCCTGGGAGTGTGGTGGTGCAAAGGGACTGGGCAGCCTCTGGCAGGAAGACAGTTCCTGCAGCGAAGGAGGCTCTGAAGAAAGGTGGAAGAGAAGACAGGCAAGACTGTGGCAAGCTGGAAGAGGAACAGGCCAAGCATTCTACTCGCTGGCTGTGGAG caggagccctTGAGGCCAGACAGCAGCAGGATGGCGTGGAGACCCCCATTCATACCCAGGGTGGTCTGGCTGAGTGATAAGAGTGAGGACGAGGAGGAGAAGGGCGCTGAGGCTGCCCCAACATCGCAGCATGAGGAGGTGCAggagcaccagctgctgcaggcag ATCCCAACTGGGAGCTGCCAGAAGCGGAGCAGAAGCAAGCATACACCCATGTCCTGCACAACCCCAGAGCAAAG GTGTATTGGGAATCCTTCGAGCCTAAAGACCGTGAAGGCTCCACCGTCGTGGTCGCGGAGGCCATGACAAAAGCACTCACCTACGACGcggaggctggtgctgctctgctggatATGCTTGTGGAAAGCGAGATCTCCACTTTGAAGCAG GTGCCCAGGATTGTGCGGTGCATCCACCGGTGGTTCATGACCAACACGGAGGAGTCAGTTGAGCACAGCCTGGACAACACCCTTGTGGAGCTCACCGACGCGCACCCCCATGATGTGGTGGTGGCCCTGCTGCGCTGTGCCCCGTCGTGCGACCG AGCCGCTGCAGCCATGTGGAGGATGATGGTCACCACCAGCATGACCACAAAGAAGGTGTTCCGGGAGCTGCTCTGCGTGCTGGAGGACTGGCCGCTGCACAGCACGTCCACCTGTGACGGGGACCAACAGGACGTCCTTGCCCTGGCT gCAACCAGGGCTCTGTGGGAGATCCTCCGGATGCCCAGGTGCCCAAGAGGGCTGAAGGTGCATTTCCCTCGCCtcctcctggctctgctcttccAAGTTGtgtacagcacagagcagatgcCAGACGAGGTGGATACTTTCTGGAGGGAATGCCAGGAGGAAGGCGGCcttcccaccagccccagcag GTTTATAGTGCTGACTGTGAAAGCACTGCTCTGCCGTCTGGGCTATAGGCTTGTAGCCTCTGAAGTGGAACGTAAGCGTGGCTGGGACACGCTCCTCCACGCTGAGACCCACCACTGCGCAATGGGGCTGCTGGCCAG AGAGACCCATGGTGTCTCAAGACACTTCAGTGCCTCTGTGGCGTCCTACCTGGTCGAGCTGCTCAGCAAGAAAGAGCCCCGCTGTGAGCTCCCTGCCATGGCGTTCCTTGTGGAG ATCCTGGGCTCCCCTGGCCCAAACGTAAGGGCTGAGAGCTTCCTGCAGCTTGTCCCAAGATACCTGCAGAGCAACTGCAGCATAATGCGTTCCctggtgctcaaaggcctcaccGTGATCTGCGACACACCGTGGATG GTCCCAAAAATGCGGTTCCTGGTGCAAAGACTCACGGATCTACTGCAAGACACAGACATGGATATGGTCAGGATGACCCTGTCTGTGCTCAGCAAAGTGATCCAGGGCCCAGGCTTCCGATTTTCCACCCCCATCGCACTGCAGCTGGCTCAGAGGCTCCAGCCACTCTTTGACAAC GAGTCCTGGTATGTGCGACATCTCTCCGTCAGCATCTTTAAAGAGGTGATAGAGCGTGTACCAGATGATGGAAAAAAGCCGCTGAAGACGCTTGTGCACCAGAGCCTGCTCCCCCTGATCTTCCACGTGTTTGATGAGAACAAGGCCGTGGCAGCG acctGTTGGGGTACCCTTCTGCGAGCTACCCCGTTGCTGAAGAAGGAGAAGCTCAGGCAGGCGGTGGCAAAGGATCAGCGGATAGAGGCGATCGGCGAGTGCCTG CTGGTAGAGTGccgcagcagagcagcagagtaCCTGCGTCAGACCCTGACGTACATGCAGAGCCCACAGGACTCCATACGAGAGGCAGCCGTCGCGTTCCTTG GGGTCCTTGGGCAGCACATGAGGGCTCAGCCGGAGAAGTTCCGGCTCATCTACCACA CCGTTCAAGGCGCAATAAACGACAAGGGCCCCTACGTCCAACGCCAGGCATTTCGCACTCTGcccctgctcagagctgcagcgGCAAGTGGCTCCTCCAGATCCAGGCtgcagcaactgcagagccaacTCCGCCAGGCGTGGAGGAGGCGGCGGCCTTCTCTCTGGGGCAatggctggctgtgctgctgcggCTCCGCACAGGACTGA
- the LOC135579887 gene encoding maestro heat-like repeat-containing protein family member 7 isoform X2: MCLTAADLGMFFPMRSGRKQSWECGGAKGLGSLWQEDSSCSEGGSEERWKRRQARLWQAGRGTGQAFYSLAVEQEPLRPDSSRMAWRPPFIPRVVWLSDKSEDEEEKGAEAAPTSQHEEVQEHQLLQADPNWELPEAEQKQAYTHVLHNPRAKVYWESFEPKDREGSTVVVAEAMTKALTYDAEAGAALLDMLVESEISTLKQVPRIVRCIHRWFMTNTEESVEHSLDNTLVELTDAHPHDVVVALLRCAPSCDRAAAAMWRMMVTTSMTTKKVFRELLCVLEDWPLHSTSTCDGDQQDVLALAATRALWEILRMPRCPRGLKVHFPRLLLALLFQVVYSTEQMPDEVDTFWRECQEEGGLPTSPSRFIVLTVKALLCRLGYRLVASEVERKRGWDTLLHAETHHCAMGLLARETHGVSRHFSASVASYLVELLSKKEPRCELPAMAFLVEILGSPGPNVRAESFLQLVPRYLQSNCSIMRSLVLKGLTVICDTPWMVPKMRFLVQRLTDLLQDTDMDMVRMTLSVLSKVIQGPGFRFSTPIALQLAQRLQPLFDNESWYVRHLSVSIFKEVIERVPDDGKKPLKTLVHQSLLPLIFHVFDENKAVAATCWGTLLRATPLLKKEKLRQAVAKDQRIEAIGECLLVECRSRAAEYLRQTLTYMQSPQDSIREAAVAFLAVQGAINDKGPYVQRQAFRTLPLLRAAAASGSSRSRLQQLQSQLRQAWRRRRPSLWGNGWLCCCGSAQD; the protein is encoded by the exons ATGTGCCTGACAGCAGCTGACCTGGGGATGTTTTTCCCAATGCGGTCAGGAAGGAAACAGTCCTGGGAGTGTGGTGGTGCAAAGGGACTGGGCAGCCTCTGGCAGGAAGACAGTTCCTGCAGCGAAGGAGGCTCTGAAGAAAGGTGGAAGAGAAGACAGGCAAGACTGTGGCAAGCTGGAAGAGGAACAGGCCAAGCATTCTACTCGCTGGCTGTGGAG caggagccctTGAGGCCAGACAGCAGCAGGATGGCGTGGAGACCCCCATTCATACCCAGGGTGGTCTGGCTGAGTGATAAGAGTGAGGACGAGGAGGAGAAGGGCGCTGAGGCTGCCCCAACATCGCAGCATGAGGAGGTGCAggagcaccagctgctgcaggcag ATCCCAACTGGGAGCTGCCAGAAGCGGAGCAGAAGCAAGCATACACCCATGTCCTGCACAACCCCAGAGCAAAG GTGTATTGGGAATCCTTCGAGCCTAAAGACCGTGAAGGCTCCACCGTCGTGGTCGCGGAGGCCATGACAAAAGCACTCACCTACGACGcggaggctggtgctgctctgctggatATGCTTGTGGAAAGCGAGATCTCCACTTTGAAGCAG GTGCCCAGGATTGTGCGGTGCATCCACCGGTGGTTCATGACCAACACGGAGGAGTCAGTTGAGCACAGCCTGGACAACACCCTTGTGGAGCTCACCGACGCGCACCCCCATGATGTGGTGGTGGCCCTGCTGCGCTGTGCCCCGTCGTGCGACCG AGCCGCTGCAGCCATGTGGAGGATGATGGTCACCACCAGCATGACCACAAAGAAGGTGTTCCGGGAGCTGCTCTGCGTGCTGGAGGACTGGCCGCTGCACAGCACGTCCACCTGTGACGGGGACCAACAGGACGTCCTTGCCCTGGCT gCAACCAGGGCTCTGTGGGAGATCCTCCGGATGCCCAGGTGCCCAAGAGGGCTGAAGGTGCATTTCCCTCGCCtcctcctggctctgctcttccAAGTTGtgtacagcacagagcagatgcCAGACGAGGTGGATACTTTCTGGAGGGAATGCCAGGAGGAAGGCGGCcttcccaccagccccagcag GTTTATAGTGCTGACTGTGAAAGCACTGCTCTGCCGTCTGGGCTATAGGCTTGTAGCCTCTGAAGTGGAACGTAAGCGTGGCTGGGACACGCTCCTCCACGCTGAGACCCACCACTGCGCAATGGGGCTGCTGGCCAG AGAGACCCATGGTGTCTCAAGACACTTCAGTGCCTCTGTGGCGTCCTACCTGGTCGAGCTGCTCAGCAAGAAAGAGCCCCGCTGTGAGCTCCCTGCCATGGCGTTCCTTGTGGAG ATCCTGGGCTCCCCTGGCCCAAACGTAAGGGCTGAGAGCTTCCTGCAGCTTGTCCCAAGATACCTGCAGAGCAACTGCAGCATAATGCGTTCCctggtgctcaaaggcctcaccGTGATCTGCGACACACCGTGGATG GTCCCAAAAATGCGGTTCCTGGTGCAAAGACTCACGGATCTACTGCAAGACACAGACATGGATATGGTCAGGATGACCCTGTCTGTGCTCAGCAAAGTGATCCAGGGCCCAGGCTTCCGATTTTCCACCCCCATCGCACTGCAGCTGGCTCAGAGGCTCCAGCCACTCTTTGACAAC GAGTCCTGGTATGTGCGACATCTCTCCGTCAGCATCTTTAAAGAGGTGATAGAGCGTGTACCAGATGATGGAAAAAAGCCGCTGAAGACGCTTGTGCACCAGAGCCTGCTCCCCCTGATCTTCCACGTGTTTGATGAGAACAAGGCCGTGGCAGCG acctGTTGGGGTACCCTTCTGCGAGCTACCCCGTTGCTGAAGAAGGAGAAGCTCAGGCAGGCGGTGGCAAAGGATCAGCGGATAGAGGCGATCGGCGAGTGCCTG CTGGTAGAGTGccgcagcagagcagcagagtaCCTGCGTCAGACCCTGACGTACATGCAGAGCCCACAGGACTCCATACGAGAGGCAGCCGTCGCGTTCCTTG CCGTTCAAGGCGCAATAAACGACAAGGGCCCCTACGTCCAACGCCAGGCATTTCGCACTCTGcccctgctcagagctgcagcgGCAAGTGGCTCCTCCAGATCCAGGCtgcagcaactgcagagccaacTCCGCCAGGCGTGGAGGAGGCGGCGGCCTTCTCTCTGGGGCAatggctggctgtgctgctgcggCTCCGCACAGGACTGA
- the LOC135579887 gene encoding maestro heat-like repeat-containing protein family member 7 isoform X3, protein MTKQEPLRPDSSRMAWRPPFIPRVVWLSDKSEDEEEKGAEAAPTSQHEEVQEHQLLQADPNWELPEAEQKQAYTHVLHNPRAKVYWESFEPKDREGSTVVVAEAMTKALTYDAEAGAALLDMLVESEISTLKQVPRIVRCIHRWFMTNTEESVEHSLDNTLVELTDAHPHDVVVALLRCAPSCDRAAAAMWRMMVTTSMTTKKVFRELLCVLEDWPLHSTSTCDGDQQDVLALAATRALWEILRMPRCPRGLKVHFPRLLLALLFQVVYSTEQMPDEVDTFWRECQEEGGLPTSPSRFIVLTVKALLCRLGYRLVASEVERKRGWDTLLHAETHHCAMGLLARETHGVSRHFSASVASYLVELLSKKEPRCELPAMAFLVEILGSPGPNVRAESFLQLVPRYLQSNCSIMRSLVLKGLTVICDTPWMVPKMRFLVQRLTDLLQDTDMDMVRMTLSVLSKVIQGPGFRFSTPIALQLAQRLQPLFDNESWYVRHLSVSIFKEVIERVPDDGKKPLKTLVHQSLLPLIFHVFDENKAVAATCWGTLLRATPLLKKEKLRQAVAKDQRIEAIGECLLVECRSRAAEYLRQTLTYMQSPQDSIREAAVAFLGVLGQHMRAQPEKFRLIYHTVQGAINDKGPYVQRQAFRTLPLLRAAAASGSSRSRLQQLQSQLRQAWRRRRPSLWGNGWLCCCGSAQD, encoded by the exons ATGACAAAG caggagccctTGAGGCCAGACAGCAGCAGGATGGCGTGGAGACCCCCATTCATACCCAGGGTGGTCTGGCTGAGTGATAAGAGTGAGGACGAGGAGGAGAAGGGCGCTGAGGCTGCCCCAACATCGCAGCATGAGGAGGTGCAggagcaccagctgctgcaggcag ATCCCAACTGGGAGCTGCCAGAAGCGGAGCAGAAGCAAGCATACACCCATGTCCTGCACAACCCCAGAGCAAAG GTGTATTGGGAATCCTTCGAGCCTAAAGACCGTGAAGGCTCCACCGTCGTGGTCGCGGAGGCCATGACAAAAGCACTCACCTACGACGcggaggctggtgctgctctgctggatATGCTTGTGGAAAGCGAGATCTCCACTTTGAAGCAG GTGCCCAGGATTGTGCGGTGCATCCACCGGTGGTTCATGACCAACACGGAGGAGTCAGTTGAGCACAGCCTGGACAACACCCTTGTGGAGCTCACCGACGCGCACCCCCATGATGTGGTGGTGGCCCTGCTGCGCTGTGCCCCGTCGTGCGACCG AGCCGCTGCAGCCATGTGGAGGATGATGGTCACCACCAGCATGACCACAAAGAAGGTGTTCCGGGAGCTGCTCTGCGTGCTGGAGGACTGGCCGCTGCACAGCACGTCCACCTGTGACGGGGACCAACAGGACGTCCTTGCCCTGGCT gCAACCAGGGCTCTGTGGGAGATCCTCCGGATGCCCAGGTGCCCAAGAGGGCTGAAGGTGCATTTCCCTCGCCtcctcctggctctgctcttccAAGTTGtgtacagcacagagcagatgcCAGACGAGGTGGATACTTTCTGGAGGGAATGCCAGGAGGAAGGCGGCcttcccaccagccccagcag GTTTATAGTGCTGACTGTGAAAGCACTGCTCTGCCGTCTGGGCTATAGGCTTGTAGCCTCTGAAGTGGAACGTAAGCGTGGCTGGGACACGCTCCTCCACGCTGAGACCCACCACTGCGCAATGGGGCTGCTGGCCAG AGAGACCCATGGTGTCTCAAGACACTTCAGTGCCTCTGTGGCGTCCTACCTGGTCGAGCTGCTCAGCAAGAAAGAGCCCCGCTGTGAGCTCCCTGCCATGGCGTTCCTTGTGGAG ATCCTGGGCTCCCCTGGCCCAAACGTAAGGGCTGAGAGCTTCCTGCAGCTTGTCCCAAGATACCTGCAGAGCAACTGCAGCATAATGCGTTCCctggtgctcaaaggcctcaccGTGATCTGCGACACACCGTGGATG GTCCCAAAAATGCGGTTCCTGGTGCAAAGACTCACGGATCTACTGCAAGACACAGACATGGATATGGTCAGGATGACCCTGTCTGTGCTCAGCAAAGTGATCCAGGGCCCAGGCTTCCGATTTTCCACCCCCATCGCACTGCAGCTGGCTCAGAGGCTCCAGCCACTCTTTGACAAC GAGTCCTGGTATGTGCGACATCTCTCCGTCAGCATCTTTAAAGAGGTGATAGAGCGTGTACCAGATGATGGAAAAAAGCCGCTGAAGACGCTTGTGCACCAGAGCCTGCTCCCCCTGATCTTCCACGTGTTTGATGAGAACAAGGCCGTGGCAGCG acctGTTGGGGTACCCTTCTGCGAGCTACCCCGTTGCTGAAGAAGGAGAAGCTCAGGCAGGCGGTGGCAAAGGATCAGCGGATAGAGGCGATCGGCGAGTGCCTG CTGGTAGAGTGccgcagcagagcagcagagtaCCTGCGTCAGACCCTGACGTACATGCAGAGCCCACAGGACTCCATACGAGAGGCAGCCGTCGCGTTCCTTG GGGTCCTTGGGCAGCACATGAGGGCTCAGCCGGAGAAGTTCCGGCTCATCTACCACA CCGTTCAAGGCGCAATAAACGACAAGGGCCCCTACGTCCAACGCCAGGCATTTCGCACTCTGcccctgctcagagctgcagcgGCAAGTGGCTCCTCCAGATCCAGGCtgcagcaactgcagagccaacTCCGCCAGGCGTGGAGGAGGCGGCGGCCTTCTCTCTGGGGCAatggctggctgtgctgctgcggCTCCGCACAGGACTGA
- the LOC135579887 gene encoding maestro heat-like repeat-containing protein family member 7 isoform X4, which yields MAWRPPFIPRVVWLSDKSEDEEEKGAEAAPTSQHEEVQEHQLLQADPNWELPEAEQKQAYTHVLHNPRAKVYWESFEPKDREGSTVVVAEAMTKALTYDAEAGAALLDMLVESEISTLKQVPRIVRCIHRWFMTNTEESVEHSLDNTLVELTDAHPHDVVVALLRCAPSCDRAAAAMWRMMVTTSMTTKKVFRELLCVLEDWPLHSTSTCDGDQQDVLALAATRALWEILRMPRCPRGLKVHFPRLLLALLFQVVYSTEQMPDEVDTFWRECQEEGGLPTSPSRFIVLTVKALLCRLGYRLVASEVERKRGWDTLLHAETHHCAMGLLARETHGVSRHFSASVASYLVELLSKKEPRCELPAMAFLVEILGSPGPNVRAESFLQLVPRYLQSNCSIMRSLVLKGLTVICDTPWMVPKMRFLVQRLTDLLQDTDMDMVRMTLSVLSKVIQGPGFRFSTPIALQLAQRLQPLFDNESWYVRHLSVSIFKEVIERVPDDGKKPLKTLVHQSLLPLIFHVFDENKAVAATCWGTLLRATPLLKKEKLRQAVAKDQRIEAIGECLLVECRSRAAEYLRQTLTYMQSPQDSIREAAVAFLGVLGQHMRAQPEKFRLIYHTVQGAINDKGPYVQRQAFRTLPLLRAAAASGSSRSRLQQLQSQLRQAWRRRRPSLWGNGWLCCCGSAQD from the exons ATGGCGTGGAGACCCCCATTCATACCCAGGGTGGTCTGGCTGAGTGATAAGAGTGAGGACGAGGAGGAGAAGGGCGCTGAGGCTGCCCCAACATCGCAGCATGAGGAGGTGCAggagcaccagctgctgcaggcag ATCCCAACTGGGAGCTGCCAGAAGCGGAGCAGAAGCAAGCATACACCCATGTCCTGCACAACCCCAGAGCAAAG GTGTATTGGGAATCCTTCGAGCCTAAAGACCGTGAAGGCTCCACCGTCGTGGTCGCGGAGGCCATGACAAAAGCACTCACCTACGACGcggaggctggtgctgctctgctggatATGCTTGTGGAAAGCGAGATCTCCACTTTGAAGCAG GTGCCCAGGATTGTGCGGTGCATCCACCGGTGGTTCATGACCAACACGGAGGAGTCAGTTGAGCACAGCCTGGACAACACCCTTGTGGAGCTCACCGACGCGCACCCCCATGATGTGGTGGTGGCCCTGCTGCGCTGTGCCCCGTCGTGCGACCG AGCCGCTGCAGCCATGTGGAGGATGATGGTCACCACCAGCATGACCACAAAGAAGGTGTTCCGGGAGCTGCTCTGCGTGCTGGAGGACTGGCCGCTGCACAGCACGTCCACCTGTGACGGGGACCAACAGGACGTCCTTGCCCTGGCT gCAACCAGGGCTCTGTGGGAGATCCTCCGGATGCCCAGGTGCCCAAGAGGGCTGAAGGTGCATTTCCCTCGCCtcctcctggctctgctcttccAAGTTGtgtacagcacagagcagatgcCAGACGAGGTGGATACTTTCTGGAGGGAATGCCAGGAGGAAGGCGGCcttcccaccagccccagcag GTTTATAGTGCTGACTGTGAAAGCACTGCTCTGCCGTCTGGGCTATAGGCTTGTAGCCTCTGAAGTGGAACGTAAGCGTGGCTGGGACACGCTCCTCCACGCTGAGACCCACCACTGCGCAATGGGGCTGCTGGCCAG AGAGACCCATGGTGTCTCAAGACACTTCAGTGCCTCTGTGGCGTCCTACCTGGTCGAGCTGCTCAGCAAGAAAGAGCCCCGCTGTGAGCTCCCTGCCATGGCGTTCCTTGTGGAG ATCCTGGGCTCCCCTGGCCCAAACGTAAGGGCTGAGAGCTTCCTGCAGCTTGTCCCAAGATACCTGCAGAGCAACTGCAGCATAATGCGTTCCctggtgctcaaaggcctcaccGTGATCTGCGACACACCGTGGATG GTCCCAAAAATGCGGTTCCTGGTGCAAAGACTCACGGATCTACTGCAAGACACAGACATGGATATGGTCAGGATGACCCTGTCTGTGCTCAGCAAAGTGATCCAGGGCCCAGGCTTCCGATTTTCCACCCCCATCGCACTGCAGCTGGCTCAGAGGCTCCAGCCACTCTTTGACAAC GAGTCCTGGTATGTGCGACATCTCTCCGTCAGCATCTTTAAAGAGGTGATAGAGCGTGTACCAGATGATGGAAAAAAGCCGCTGAAGACGCTTGTGCACCAGAGCCTGCTCCCCCTGATCTTCCACGTGTTTGATGAGAACAAGGCCGTGGCAGCG acctGTTGGGGTACCCTTCTGCGAGCTACCCCGTTGCTGAAGAAGGAGAAGCTCAGGCAGGCGGTGGCAAAGGATCAGCGGATAGAGGCGATCGGCGAGTGCCTG CTGGTAGAGTGccgcagcagagcagcagagtaCCTGCGTCAGACCCTGACGTACATGCAGAGCCCACAGGACTCCATACGAGAGGCAGCCGTCGCGTTCCTTG GGGTCCTTGGGCAGCACATGAGGGCTCAGCCGGAGAAGTTCCGGCTCATCTACCACA CCGTTCAAGGCGCAATAAACGACAAGGGCCCCTACGTCCAACGCCAGGCATTTCGCACTCTGcccctgctcagagctgcagcgGCAAGTGGCTCCTCCAGATCCAGGCtgcagcaactgcagagccaacTCCGCCAGGCGTGGAGGAGGCGGCGGCCTTCTCTCTGGGGCAatggctggctgtgctgctgcggCTCCGCACAGGACTGA
- the LOC135579888 gene encoding maestro heat-like repeat-containing protein family member 7 produces the protein MRRRRALRLPQHRSVRRCRSTSCCRQVSGRAGPQGEWLQPAGTIPVDIPKERGDEGTGLFPTPGSGHAPSTGTPSPILRPERRGSVSPPAPVTGLGCVLQPLPQPLSSAHTWSLPDPNWELPEEKKQEYTHVLHNPRAKVYWESFEPKDREGSTVVVAEAMTKALTYDAEAGAALLDMLVESEISTLKQVPRIVRCIHRWFMTNTEESVEHSLDNTLVELTDAHPHDVVVALLRCAPSCDRAAAAMWRMMVTTSMTTKKVFRELLCVLEDWPLHSTSTCDGDQQDVLALAATRALWEILRMPRCPRGLKVHFPRLLLALLFQVVYSTEQMPDEVDTFWRECQEEGGLPTSPSRFIVLTVKALLCRLGYRLVASEVERKRGWDTLLHAETHHCAMGLLARETHGVSRHFSASVASYLVELLSKKEPRCELPAMAFLVEILGSPGPNVRAESFLQLVPRYLQSNCSIMRSLVLKGLTVICDTPWMVPKMRFLVQRLTDLLQDTDMDMVRMTLSVLSKVIQGPGFRFSTPIALQLAQRLQPLFDNESWYVRHLSVSIFKEVIERVPDDGKKPLKTLVHQSLLPLIFHVFDENKAVAATCWGTLLRATPLLKKEKLRQAVAKDQRIEAIGECLLVECRSRAAEYLRQTLTYMQSPQDSIREAAVAFLAVQGAINDKGPYVQRQAFRTLPLLRAAAASGSSRSRLQQLQSQLRQAWRRRRPSLWGNGWLCCCGSAQD, from the exons atgaggaggagaagGGCGCTGAGGCTGCCCCAACATCGCAGCGTGAGGAGGTGCAggagcaccagctgctgcaggcaggtcaGTGGCCGGGCTGGGCCTCAGGGCGAGTGGCTGCAGCCGGCTGGGACCATCCCCGTGGACATCCCCAAGGAAAGAGGGGACGAGGGGACAGGGCTGTTCCCCACGCCGGGCTCTGGCCATGCTCCATCCACGGGCActcccagccccatcctgcgGCCAGAGAGACGGGGGTCagtgtccccaccagcccctgtcACGGGTCTTGGCTGTGTTCTCCAGCCTCTCCCACAgcccctcagctctgcccacaCTTGGTCTTTGCCAGATCCCAACTGGGAGCTGCCAGAAGAGAAGAAGCAGGAATACACCCACGTCCTGCACAACCCCAGAGCAAAG GTGTATTGGGAATCCTTCGAGCCCAAAGACCGTGAAGGCTCCACCGTCGTGGTCGCGGAGGCCATGACAAAAGCACTCACCTACGACGcggaggctggtgctgctctgctggatATGCTTGTGGAAAGCGAGATCTCCACTTTGAAGCAG GTGCCCAGGATTGTGCGGTGCATCCACCGGTGGTTCATGACCAACACGGAGGAGTCAGTTGAGCACAGCCTGGACAACACCCTTGTGGAGCTCACCGACGCGCACCCCCATGATGTGGTGGTGGCCCTGCTGCGCTGTGCCCCGTCGTGCGACCG AGCCGCTGCAGCCATGTGGAGGATGATGGTCACCACCAGCATGACCACAAAGAAGGTGTTCCGGGAGCTGCTCTGCGTGCTGGAGGACTGGCCGCTGCACAGCACGTCCACCTGTGACGGGGACCAACAGGACGTCCTTGCCCTGGCT gCAACCAGGGCTCTGTGGGAGATCCTCCGGATGCCCAGGTGCCCAAGAGGGCTGAAGGTGCATTTCCCTCGCCtcctcctggctctgctcttccAAGTTGtgtacagcacagagcagatgcCAGACGAGGTGGATACTTTCTGGAGGGAATGCCAGGAGGAAGGCGGCcttcccaccagccccagcag GTTTATAGTGCTGACTGTGAAAGCACTGCTCTGCCGTCTGGGCTATAGGCTTGTAGCCTCTGAAGTGGAACGTAAGCGTGGCTGGGACACGCTCCTCCACGCTGAGACCCACCACTGCGCAATGGGGCTGCTGGCCAG AGAGACCCATGGTGTCTCAAGACACTTCAGTGCCTCTGTGGCGTCCTACCTGGTCGAGCTGCTCAGCAAGAAAGAGCCCCGCTGTGAGCTCCCTGCCATGGCGTTCCTTGTGGAG ATCCTGGGCTCCCCTGGCCCAAACGTAAGGGCTGAGAGCTTCCTGCAGCTTGTCCCAAGATACCTGCAGAGCAACTGCAGCATAATGCGTTCCctggtgctcaaaggcctcaccGTGATCTGCGACACACCGTGGATG GTCCCAAAAATGCGGTTCCTGGTGCAAAGACTCACGGATCTACTGCAAGACACAGACATGGATATGGTCAGGATGACCCTGTCTGTGCTCAGCAAAGTGATCCAGGGCCCAGGCTTCCGATTTTCCACCCCCATCGCACTGCAGCTGGCTCAGAGGCTCCAGCCACTCTTTGACAAC GAGTCCTGGTATGTGCGACATCTCTCCGTCAGCATCTTTAAAGAGGTGATAGAGCGTGTACCAGATGATGGAAAAAAGCCGCTGAAGACGCTTGTGCACCAGAGCCTGCTCCCCCTGATCTTCCACGTGTTTGATGAGAACAAGGCCGTGGCAGCG acctGTTGGGGTACCCTTCTGCGAGCTACCCCGTTGCTGAAGAAGGAGAAGCTCAGGCAGGCGGTGGCAAAGGATCAGCGGATAGAGGCGATCGGCGAGTGCCTG CTGGTAGAGTGccgcagcagagcagcagagtaCCTGCGTCAGACCCTGACGTACATGCAGAGCCCACAGGACTCCATACGAGAGGCAGCCGTCGCGTTCCTTG CCGTTCAAGGCGCAATAAACGACAAGGGCCCCTACGTCCAACGCCAGGCATTTCGCACTCTGcccctgctcagagctgcagcgGCAAGTGGCTCCTCCAGATCCAGGCtgcagcaactgcagagccaacTCCGCCAGGCGTGGAGGAGGCGGCGGCCTTCTCTCTGGGGCAatggctggctgtgctgctgcggCTCCGCACAGGACTGA